From one Acidobacteriota bacterium genomic stretch:
- a CDS encoding type II toxin-antitoxin system Phd/YefM family antitoxin: MNKKFSKDLVTVGDFEINPGCVLKQVAATRRAVLLTIQGRGVAVVQSVAEYEKSEEERAFMRAVVEGLADLEVKREIGIREAKARLGLE; encoded by the coding sequence ATGAATAAAAAGTTTTCCAAGGATTTGGTCACTGTCGGTGACTTTGAAATCAACCCCGGCTGTGTGTTGAAGCAGGTCGCGGCCACTCGCCGCGCGGTCCTGCTGACCATCCAAGGGCGAGGGGTTGCCGTCGTCCAGTCCGTCGCCGAATACGAAAAGTCTGAAGAAGAGCGGGCTTTCATGCGCGCCGTCGTCGAGGGACTGGCGGACCTGGAGGTAAAGCGCGAAATCGGTATCCGGGAAGCCAAAGCGCGCCTGGGTCTGGAGTAA
- a CDS encoding type II toxin-antitoxin system RelE/ParE family toxin, with translation MPRSIPVGFAESAVRDLEELQAWYIEQGAPEVSQPLAAGIFHRIEGLPDHPDMGRTVPEFKHPFLRELIHPPSRMDYRRDALRNRIVRVWRNERLLKLPREAFGPKAFGA, from the coding sequence GTGCCTCGAAGCATCCCCGTCGGATTTGCCGAATCCGCCGTGCGGGATCTGGAGGAATTGCAGGCGTGGTACATCGAGCAGGGTGCGCCGGAAGTCAGCCAGCCGCTCGCGGCGGGGATATTCCATCGCATTGAAGGACTCCCCGATCATCCGGATATGGGCCGCACGGTTCCGGAATTCAAGCATCCGTTTTTGCGGGAGCTGATTCATCCTCCTTCCCGCATGGATTATCGGCGAGATGCCCTGCGCAACAGAATCGTGCGCGTGTGGCGGAACGAGCGACTGCTCAAGCTGCCCCGGGAGGCCTTTGGGCCGAAAGCGTTTGGAGCATGA